In Paenibacillus sp. G2S3, a single window of DNA contains:
- a CDS encoding LTA synthase family protein, whose translation MSSFNIKQWIVKPFVFFTILFILKAFLAWGVIFDDVLPWKSLLTEIPFAWAIFCIIERFASKRKLGYYMTVNLLVTAIFFAAIMYFKYYGVIVTYHAAEQVNQVTAVSNSVFSLMDPYYLLIFTDIIVLGGYFFFNKKGRVYKKEKINRRNGKIKYSVLFAISLGLCLFNILPNKASMNEIKKAQEMGILNYEAYTIFAKEEPELVQSSDITQEAINKVKGINTAASSPLHGTAKGKNLIIIQLESFQNFLLGLKLDGQEITPNLNKVMKDSLYFPNFYQMVGQGNTSDAEFVVNTSAYIPPRGAATMSYVDKVLPSLPRLLKDNGYQTATFHTNVVEFWNRGELYESLGFDHYYDRSFFGEDDVFFFGASDDTLYSKTADKLKDMSKEGQPFYAQIISMSAHHPFTIPEEKYRMKLPERYEGTFVGDYIRSQNYADDAFGHFVEELKANGVWDNSVIMIYGDHMGLPIYSLDHDDKKLMTEIYGHEYTYADMLNIPLLIHAGDSTAPQTLEQVGGEVDIMPTAAGLLGISLENNLVFGQDLLSQTYNLLPERYYLPSGSFISNSGLLIPGNSFEDNTQYPIYNGKAPAATEDEYNRALRLLQLSHSYITQLPDKPIEP comes from the coding sequence GTGTCATCCTTTAACATTAAACAGTGGATCGTTAAACCTTTTGTGTTTTTCACCATACTTTTTATTCTAAAAGCTTTCTTAGCCTGGGGTGTAATTTTTGACGATGTACTACCTTGGAAGTCATTACTGACAGAAATCCCTTTTGCCTGGGCAATCTTCTGTATCATTGAACGTTTCGCTTCCAAGCGCAAGCTTGGATATTACATGACAGTCAATTTATTAGTAACAGCCATCTTTTTCGCAGCCATTATGTATTTTAAATACTATGGTGTCATTGTAACTTACCATGCGGCAGAGCAGGTGAATCAAGTGACAGCCGTCAGCAACAGCGTATTCTCACTCATGGATCCTTACTACCTGTTAATCTTTACAGATATTATTGTCCTAGGAGGCTATTTCTTCTTTAATAAGAAAGGCCGGGTCTATAAAAAAGAAAAGATCAACCGTCGTAATGGAAAAATAAAGTATAGTGTTCTATTCGCAATCTCACTTGGGCTATGCTTGTTCAACATTTTGCCTAATAAAGCTAGTATGAACGAAATTAAGAAAGCCCAGGAGATGGGTATTCTTAATTATGAAGCCTATACGATCTTTGCTAAAGAAGAACCAGAGCTTGTGCAATCAAGTGACATTACACAGGAAGCCATCAACAAAGTGAAGGGGATTAATACTGCGGCTAGTTCTCCACTTCACGGCACGGCTAAAGGCAAGAATCTTATTATCATTCAATTGGAATCCTTCCAGAACTTTTTGCTGGGACTTAAGCTAGACGGTCAAGAGATTACACCGAACCTGAACAAGGTCATGAAGGATAGTCTCTACTTCCCTAATTTCTATCAAATGGTCGGTCAAGGGAATACGTCGGATGCAGAGTTCGTAGTGAACACTTCAGCCTACATCCCTCCACGCGGTGCGGCAACCATGTCCTATGTGGATAAGGTGCTACCAAGTCTGCCGCGCTTGCTTAAAGACAATGGTTATCAGACCGCAACCTTCCACACGAATGTCGTAGAGTTCTGGAACCGTGGTGAACTATATGAATCACTGGGCTTCGATCATTATTATGATCGCTCATTTTTCGGTGAAGATGATGTTTTCTTCTTCGGCGCTTCTGATGATACGCTCTACAGTAAAACAGCTGATAAGCTAAAAGACATGAGCAAAGAGGGGCAACCTTTCTACGCTCAAATTATTTCGATGTCAGCGCATCACCCATTCACAATCCCTGAGGAAAAATACCGCATGAAGCTGCCAGAGCGTTACGAAGGTACTTTTGTGGGTGATTATATCCGTTCCCAAAACTATGCAGATGATGCCTTCGGACATTTCGTAGAAGAGCTTAAAGCGAATGGCGTATGGGATAACAGCGTGATCATGATTTATGGAGACCATATGGGACTGCCTATTTATTCTCTCGATCATGATGATAAGAAATTAATGACTGAAATTTATGGTCATGAATATACCTATGCGGATATGTTAAACATTCCTCTGCTCATTCATGCAGGAGACAGCACAGCACCACAGACCTTAGAGCAAGTCGGAGGCGAAGTGGATATTATGCCAACTGCTGCTGGTCTTCTTGGAATTTCATTAGAGAATAACCTAGTTTTCGGTCAAGATCTACTCAGTCAGACTTATAACTTACTGCCAGAAAGATATTATTTACCTTCTGGTTCTTTCATTTCCAACTCAGGACTACTTATTCCGGGTAACAGCTTTGAAGATAATACCCAATATCCTATTTATAATGGAAAAGCACCGGCTGCCACTGAGGATGAATACAACCGAGCATTGAGACTTCTACAGCTTTCCCATAGCTACATTACGCAGCTGCCAGACAAACCAATTGAACCTTAG
- a CDS encoding MarR family transcriptional regulator, which yields MPHPLDPLIERLGLSMWRVQRKIMSQRTLHKELGLTVPQMGLLNIVAKEKKSRVVQLAESMEVKSSAITVMLDRLEALGFIKRETDGNDRRAVVVTITERGQQTLEEGHFRSKQLLAEHLSILKPEELQKFAEYYRMIEDQER from the coding sequence ATGCCGCATCCATTAGATCCGTTAATAGAGCGTCTTGGATTATCCATGTGGAGAGTACAGCGTAAGATCATGTCTCAAAGGACTTTGCATAAAGAACTTGGACTTACCGTACCTCAGATGGGTCTGTTAAATATAGTAGCGAAAGAGAAAAAATCGCGGGTGGTACAGCTGGCGGAGTCTATGGAGGTCAAATCCAGTGCCATTACAGTGATGCTTGATCGTCTGGAAGCGCTGGGTTTTATTAAGCGTGAGACGGATGGAAATGATCGGAGAGCGGTTGTGGTGACCATCACCGAGCGAGGTCAGCAAACACTTGAAGAAGGACATTTCCGTTCAAAACAGCTGCTTGCTGAGCATTTATCTATACTGAAGCCTGAAGAGCTGCAGAAGTTTGCGGAGTACTACCGTATGATCGAGGATCAGGAACGGTAA
- a CDS encoding EAL domain-containing protein produces the protein MDKMGIHYNVWVILLSFALAATATYFVLNLISQVSRSTGKIRGLWLISGACVLGCGVWAIYYVGIMASRFPAEVNYYPGRAILSLLVGVLFCYLAFRVTSVPQIRTWHLVVGGILLGSGFLAMHYIGISVMYFVENDDVLLMGVSLGVLLMLTVSAGAVFLDRHVFERMAYHDPLTALPNRHGLERYFNDEFFGSKSGAVFFVDLDRFKSINDTLGHDIGDMLLQEVAARLTRSVGDKGKIFRLGGDEFLIALPDCTLEVAQEEAGHIMHELKKFYRIQGNELYVTASVGISMTPLHGTDRSALMKAADTALYTSKDSGKNKCSVFDQEVNRNQLRRMSLEKDLRKALARSEFMVVYQPKWDSYMNVTVGLEALLRWRHPEHGIISPAEFIPIAEETGLIVPITYWMLHDVCSQNRFWHKEEIANVPVSINMSARMFEDGSLYDVVEEALTRSELEPHFLELEITESIAMNNMIETVAQLSRLRKLGVRVSLDDFGTGFSSLGNLDEIPVNTLKIDQVFIRNSKMHSKKAIISNIIAIATHLNMEVVAEGVETPEQIELLKSLGCRVMQGYYYGRPMPVQELGEWFIANTAAS, from the coding sequence ATGGATAAAATGGGCATCCACTATAATGTTTGGGTTATTTTACTATCATTTGCGCTAGCGGCGACAGCTACTTATTTCGTACTGAATCTGATCTCGCAGGTTTCGCGTTCTACCGGCAAAATCCGAGGACTGTGGTTGATCTCGGGGGCTTGTGTGCTAGGCTGCGGTGTTTGGGCAATATATTATGTTGGGATAATGGCGAGTCGCTTTCCGGCAGAGGTCAATTATTATCCAGGCAGAGCTATATTATCACTATTGGTCGGTGTGTTATTCTGCTATTTGGCATTCCGGGTCACATCTGTTCCTCAGATAAGGACATGGCATTTAGTAGTAGGTGGTATTCTCTTGGGAAGCGGCTTTTTGGCTATGCATTATATCGGAATATCTGTTATGTATTTTGTGGAAAATGATGATGTTCTCTTAATGGGAGTTTCATTGGGAGTGCTACTCATGCTCACAGTTTCTGCTGGCGCCGTATTTCTGGATCGCCATGTGTTCGAACGAATGGCTTATCATGATCCACTAACAGCGCTGCCGAATCGACATGGACTGGAACGCTATTTTAATGATGAATTTTTCGGTAGTAAATCCGGTGCCGTTTTTTTTGTGGATCTAGATCGCTTTAAGTCGATTAATGATACGCTTGGACATGATATAGGAGATATGTTACTGCAGGAGGTCGCTGCAAGACTGACTCGTTCTGTAGGAGATAAAGGGAAAATCTTCCGTTTAGGTGGTGACGAATTTCTGATCGCTCTTCCAGATTGCACGCTGGAGGTTGCGCAGGAAGAGGCAGGGCATATTATGCATGAACTTAAGAAATTCTATCGTATTCAGGGCAATGAGCTATATGTTACTGCAAGCGTTGGAATCAGTATGACGCCTTTGCATGGGACTGACCGCTCAGCGCTAATGAAGGCTGCGGATACGGCTCTTTATACTTCTAAGGATTCAGGTAAGAATAAATGCAGTGTGTTCGATCAGGAAGTAAATCGCAATCAGTTGCGGCGGATGTCGCTGGAGAAGGATCTTCGCAAAGCGTTGGCTCGTTCTGAGTTTATGGTTGTGTATCAGCCTAAATGGGATTCTTACATGAATGTTACGGTGGGTCTTGAAGCGCTGCTGCGCTGGAGACACCCAGAGCATGGGATCATTTCACCAGCTGAATTCATTCCTATTGCAGAAGAGACTGGACTAATTGTTCCGATTACCTATTGGATGCTGCATGATGTGTGCAGCCAGAACAGGTTCTGGCATAAGGAAGAGATTGCTAACGTCCCAGTCTCTATTAATATGTCAGCACGGATGTTTGAGGACGGCAGTTTATACGATGTTGTAGAGGAAGCTCTCACACGTTCAGAACTAGAGCCACACTTCCTAGAACTGGAGATTACCGAGTCCATTGCGATGAATAACATGATAGAGACGGTTGCGCAGCTGTCCAGACTTCGGAAGCTTGGGGTAAGAGTATCGCTGGATGACTTTGGGACAGGTTTCTCTTCCCTTGGTAATTTGGATGAGATTCCAGTCAACACACTCAAGATTGACCAAGTATTTATTCGGAACAGCAAAATGCACTCCAAGAAAGCTATTATCAGCAATATTATTGCGATTGCGACCCATCTTAATATGGAAGTTGTGGCGGAAGGCGTGGAGACACCAGAGCAGATCGAATTGCTGAAATCGCTGGGTTGTAGAGTCATGCAGGGTTATTATTACGGTCGGCCGATGCCTGTTCAAGAACTGGGCGAGTGGTTTATAGCGAATACGGCAGCGTCATGA
- a CDS encoding Gfo/Idh/MocA family oxidoreductase, which produces MTLKVGIVGTGWFSKVHADLLAEMDDVRLQAVCGSSKAKGEDMARPYDAAGYGDITEMLDAEKLDAVYICVPPQSHGAIERSLIKRDIPFFIEKPLSMTTEIPASLLQDIKEHNLLTSVGYHFRYQENIKRLKETLRGDKVGMIMGQWMGGMPGVAWWRDQKQSGGQFTEQTTHIVDLVRYLAGEVKEVYGMFGNRIMHEQHEGVSVADVGTVSLKLENGIIANISNTCVLPDEVGSVGLSFYNDRGLLDWNPDRLLEVRSGNSTEYENTGNPYLEESEAFIHAVRTGDRSRILCDYEEGYKTLKVTCAAYDSAQSGLPVKF; this is translated from the coding sequence ATGACATTAAAAGTGGGTATTGTGGGTACGGGTTGGTTCTCTAAGGTACATGCTGATTTACTTGCAGAGATGGATGATGTCCGTTTGCAGGCGGTCTGCGGAAGTAGTAAGGCTAAAGGCGAAGATATGGCACGTCCTTACGATGCTGCTGGATATGGTGATATTACGGAGATGCTGGATGCGGAGAAGCTCGATGCTGTTTATATTTGTGTGCCTCCACAATCTCATGGTGCGATCGAACGATCATTAATCAAGAGGGATATTCCCTTTTTTATAGAAAAACCGCTTAGTATGACGACTGAAATTCCCGCAAGCCTACTTCAGGATATTAAAGAGCATAATTTGCTAACCTCGGTAGGATATCATTTCCGCTATCAGGAGAACATTAAACGTCTGAAAGAAACATTGCGTGGGGACAAGGTCGGTATGATTATGGGGCAATGGATGGGCGGTATGCCAGGCGTAGCTTGGTGGCGCGATCAGAAGCAATCCGGAGGACAATTCACAGAGCAGACAACGCATATTGTCGATTTGGTTCGCTATCTGGCTGGAGAAGTGAAGGAAGTCTACGGCATGTTCGGAAACCGGATTATGCACGAGCAGCATGAAGGTGTGAGCGTCGCCGATGTAGGTACCGTATCCCTCAAGCTTGAAAATGGAATCATTGCTAATATTTCAAATACATGCGTATTACCTGATGAGGTGGGAAGTGTAGGTCTTAGCTTCTATAATGATCGGGGACTATTGGACTGGAACCCAGATCGTCTCTTGGAAGTGCGAAGCGGCAATAGTACCGAATATGAGAATACAGGAAACCCATATTTAGAAGAAAGTGAAGCCTTCATACATGCTGTACGGACGGGGGATCGGTCGCGCATTTTATGCGATTATGAGGAGGGGTACAAAACCCTTAAAGTTACCTGTGCGGCCTACGATTCAGCGCAAAGCGGATTGCCCGTTAAGTTCTAA
- a CDS encoding CidB/LrgB family autolysis modulator: protein MLNALLFFGLTVAVYLLAKRIYASTGKVYTSPLIITPVIMIIILLITGITYDSYNAGGKWLTDLLQPATMAFAIPLHKNFKVLKKHAAEIAAGVLSGTIVAVISSILLAKWLHVSGDLAASLVPRSVTTPIAMSISQSIGGVPSITAVFVIITGILGTMMGPTVLRIFRIENEVARGVSLGTAAHGTGTSKAFELSSLTGTISSIAMILSALLSIGVAPALLAIFLH from the coding sequence ATGTTAAACGCTCTGTTATTCTTTGGTCTCACGGTCGCGGTGTATTTACTCGCGAAACGTATCTATGCTTCTACTGGTAAAGTCTACACCTCTCCATTAATCATCACACCAGTGATTATGATCATCATTCTGCTCATAACAGGCATTACTTATGACTCATACAATGCGGGAGGAAAATGGCTGACGGATTTGCTGCAACCGGCAACCATGGCCTTTGCCATCCCTTTGCATAAGAACTTCAAGGTGCTCAAAAAGCACGCCGCCGAAATTGCGGCAGGCGTGCTATCAGGGACGATAGTTGCGGTGATCTCTTCCATTCTGCTCGCCAAATGGCTGCATGTTAGCGGCGATCTGGCAGCCAGTCTGGTACCGCGTTCGGTAACTACACCGATCGCTATGAGCATCTCGCAAAGTATCGGCGGTGTTCCGAGTATTACGGCAGTCTTCGTCATTATTACCGGGATACTTGGTACAATGATGGGCCCTACTGTACTTCGCATCTTCCGCATTGAGAATGAAGTTGCGCGCGGTGTATCGCTGGGAACCGCTGCACATGGTACAGGAACATCTAAAGCCTTCGAGCTTAGTTCACTGACCGGAACCATCTCCAGTATTGCGATGATTCTGTCCGCGCTGTTATCTATAGGTGTAGCGCCAGCTTTGCTCGCGATATTCCTCCACTAG
- a CDS encoding CidA/LrgA family holin-like protein, with protein MKKITIGLLQVAGLTLFSIVINAVTPLLHIPIPGSILGMIILFLLLEFGVIRLNWVEVGASWLLAELLLFFIPSAIGVMKYANILETDGLRILAVVVLGTFVVMASSGLLTSRIYKAKERKGSC; from the coding sequence ATGAAAAAGATTACTATAGGCTTGCTGCAGGTAGCGGGACTTACTTTATTTTCAATAGTCATTAATGCTGTAACCCCATTATTGCATATCCCTATTCCCGGAAGCATACTCGGAATGATTATATTGTTTCTCCTGCTTGAGTTTGGTGTCATTCGTTTAAATTGGGTGGAAGTTGGTGCTTCCTGGTTACTAGCCGAGCTCCTACTATTCTTCATTCCATCTGCTATAGGGGTAATGAAATACGCTAATATCCTGGAAACGGATGGATTACGCATTCTTGCCGTTGTCGTCTTGGGCACATTTGTTGTGATGGCCAGTTCCGGATTACTTACCAGTAGAATTTATAAAGCGAAGGAGCGGAAAGGCTCATGTTAA
- a CDS encoding methyl-accepting chemotaxis protein has translation MKLATKLTWMMFIVLLLVGSSIGFFGYRTAYKQVDEAAGIELVGCANITTGLIDPSDITALIAGDQSKLEAVEDRIGWIVAHKAIFKEAFILSLDGKILAADSSFKARGYKAGDTFYFSDEEKHKITTSKHSAYSKVYTYEGTSLKTGYGPIYQDHDPSKPIVALMAINFDGPLIQERTRDIIVQPFIIGTSILVIAIVAAYLLIRRMVSPLTKLSKGVNLVAQGDLTHDPISFNSKDEIGTLARNFNHMTQSLRLLITEVNETSMQVASSSEELSASAQETNRAGEHSVNVTIELSDGANTQLQNLEGGYKSVQDLSRFITEIAGNADHAMDNAANNADKARSGREAMDSTTKQMSIVSESITDLAVIIDTLGGYSKEIENIVGTIASIAEETNLLSLNAAIEAARAGEEGRGFAVVAHSVRKLAERSAHSAAQIGQLVSIIVNQMDQAGETMKRSTEEMDQGREMIITAGQSFSEIETSVSGMASQSQQISGTVRELALISDGLVAALQNIVDVANQTASGAETLSASSQEQLAAMEEVESAAGFLSSLAEKLQILVERFKV, from the coding sequence ATGAAATTGGCAACTAAATTAACTTGGATGATGTTCATCGTGTTACTTCTTGTTGGATCATCCATCGGGTTCTTCGGATACCGTACTGCGTACAAGCAAGTAGACGAGGCAGCTGGTATCGAATTGGTAGGATGCGCCAATATTACAACCGGGCTGATTGATCCATCAGACATTACCGCATTAATTGCTGGAGATCAAAGCAAACTGGAGGCTGTCGAGGACCGGATCGGTTGGATTGTGGCACATAAGGCTATTTTTAAAGAGGCGTTCATTTTATCGTTAGATGGAAAGATACTCGCCGCAGATTCAAGCTTCAAAGCAAGAGGTTATAAAGCAGGCGATACTTTTTATTTCTCAGATGAAGAGAAGCACAAGATCACTACATCTAAGCATTCCGCCTACTCCAAGGTTTATACATACGAAGGTACCTCACTCAAGACGGGTTACGGCCCCATCTATCAGGATCATGATCCGTCCAAGCCTATAGTCGCTTTAATGGCCATTAACTTCGATGGCCCATTAATTCAAGAACGGACTCGGGACATTATTGTTCAGCCCTTTATTATCGGGACTTCCATTCTAGTTATTGCTATTGTCGCAGCTTATCTTCTCATCCGCCGAATGGTAAGTCCATTAACGAAGCTGTCCAAAGGCGTAAATCTCGTTGCACAGGGTGATCTTACTCATGATCCTATTTCTTTCAACAGCAAGGATGAGATTGGTACACTAGCTCGAAATTTCAACCACATGACACAGAGCCTACGCCTGCTCATTACCGAGGTCAATGAAACCTCCATGCAGGTGGCATCTTCATCCGAAGAGCTCTCTGCCAGTGCGCAAGAAACTAACCGGGCGGGTGAACACAGTGTCAACGTTACGATTGAGCTTTCCGATGGAGCCAATACTCAGCTACAGAATTTGGAGGGTGGATATAAGTCTGTACAAGACTTGTCACGCTTCATTACAGAGATTGCAGGTAATGCCGATCATGCTATGGATAATGCCGCTAATAATGCTGACAAGGCACGCTCAGGACGAGAAGCCATGGATTCCACTACGAAACAAATGAGCATCGTCAGTGAGAGCATCACTGATCTGGCTGTCATTATTGACACCTTGGGTGGATATTCCAAGGAAATTGAGAATATCGTGGGCACGATTGCGAGCATCGCAGAAGAAACCAATCTACTGTCGCTGAATGCAGCCATTGAAGCCGCTAGAGCCGGAGAAGAGGGAAGAGGATTTGCGGTAGTAGCCCATTCCGTACGTAAGCTTGCCGAACGATCCGCTCACTCTGCTGCTCAAATTGGTCAACTTGTAAGTATCATCGTAAACCAAATGGACCAAGCAGGAGAAACCATGAAACGCTCTACAGAAGAGATGGACCAAGGCCGGGAAATGATCATAACAGCAGGCCAATCTTTCTCCGAGATTGAGACGTCTGTCTCTGGGATGGCTTCACAAAGTCAGCAGATTTCCGGAACAGTCCGTGAGCTAGCGTTAATCTCCGATGGTCTCGTTGCTGCTCTTCAGAATATCGTAGACGTTGCTAATCAAACAGCAAGCGGTGCAGAAACATTATCCGCCTCTTCACAAGAACAGCTTGCAGCCATGGAAGAAGTGGAATCAGCTGCAGGTTTCCTGTCTTCATTAGCGGAGAAACTACAGATTCTTGTTGAACGTTTCAAAGTATAA
- a CDS encoding helicase C-terminal domain-containing protein: protein MNQTVTLSVRTLVEYVFRSGSIEPGFHGTSSMVEGTRIHQKIQKQYKEGDRKEVYLKAEIPYGSLLYIVDGRCDGLLISENGSLMVEEIKSTSGLLDMLEEGHEVHWAQALMYAYMVSLEQELSSIQVKLTYVHRATDEQKSLYRTLSVEELVSFANETVARYAPYAEMMVRHDAKKEQSLRELCFPFASYRKGQRHFAGAVYKSVVEKVSLFAQAPTGIGKTMSTLFPVLKAMGEGQAKGLFYLTAKTVTRFAAQEAISLLLTQGLQLHVITLTAKEKTCFRDEGICGKDSCPYTDGYYDRINDAVMDLLQHETLMSRDTIALYAHKHKVCPFEFSLDAAYACDAVICDYNYIYDPRISLKRLTEERKRETVLLVDEAHNLVDRGREMFSASLLKAPFLEIQRQYKEMNRNLSVAAKSVNAFFISLRKNCNDEGQGQWASFPEELPALLETFSLEAEQELIHPSASIVPLNGEGENVLLDTYFAVQGMLRTFKTYDERYITYAEVRRGDVYIKLFNLDPSHLLRQMSKSFRSQILFSATLSPLSYYRDMIGAVEKDYSLTVSSPFQKEQWEVTVLPVSTRYHDREASLIPLTQALNQMVSKKGNYLVFFPSYLYLQNVYQAFTENYPEIRTLMQDTGMSEQARESFLASFSPDNDETLLGFAVLGGIFSEGVDLPGDRLNGVMVVGVGLPQLGLERNLLRQYFNARGKNGFDYAYVYPGMCKVLQAGGRLIRSETDTGIIVLADDRFLQSPYKHLLPEEWRDYLIRS, encoded by the coding sequence ATGAATCAAACTGTAACCCTATCCGTTAGAACTCTCGTTGAGTATGTTTTTCGCAGCGGTAGTATTGAGCCTGGATTTCATGGCACTTCTTCTATGGTTGAAGGAACGCGAATTCATCAGAAGATCCAAAAGCAATATAAGGAAGGTGATCGCAAGGAGGTCTATCTGAAAGCAGAGATCCCTTATGGTAGCTTACTTTATATAGTGGATGGGCGCTGTGACGGATTGCTTATTTCGGAGAATGGGAGCCTTATGGTCGAAGAAATTAAATCAACCTCCGGACTGCTGGATATGCTGGAAGAGGGACATGAGGTTCATTGGGCACAGGCGCTGATGTACGCATATATGGTATCGCTGGAGCAGGAGCTTTCTTCTATTCAGGTAAAGCTTACCTATGTTCACCGGGCTACTGATGAGCAAAAAAGCTTGTACCGAACGTTGTCGGTAGAAGAACTGGTCTCATTCGCTAATGAAACCGTAGCTAGATATGCTCCATACGCCGAGATGATGGTTCGTCATGATGCTAAGAAAGAGCAGAGCCTTCGCGAGTTGTGTTTTCCGTTTGCTTCTTATCGAAAGGGACAACGGCATTTTGCCGGAGCGGTGTACAAATCCGTGGTGGAAAAGGTCAGTCTGTTCGCTCAGGCCCCCACAGGTATTGGAAAAACAATGTCGACGCTGTTCCCGGTCCTTAAAGCAATGGGCGAAGGACAAGCCAAAGGATTGTTCTATTTAACGGCTAAGACGGTTACCCGTTTTGCCGCGCAGGAAGCTATCTCGCTACTGCTGACGCAGGGACTTCAGCTGCATGTCATCACACTTACGGCTAAAGAGAAAACCTGTTTTCGTGATGAAGGGATTTGCGGTAAAGATTCCTGTCCTTATACGGATGGCTATTATGATCGGATTAACGATGCGGTAATGGATCTATTACAGCATGAGACGCTGATGAGCAGAGACACCATAGCACTGTATGCTCACAAACATAAAGTGTGCCCGTTTGAGTTCTCGCTGGATGCAGCTTATGCCTGCGATGCGGTGATCTGCGATTACAATTATATATATGATCCTCGGATCAGCCTGAAACGGCTAACGGAGGAGAGAAAAAGAGAAACGGTGCTTCTAGTAGATGAAGCGCATAACCTGGTAGACCGAGGACGGGAAATGTTCTCCGCCTCTTTGCTGAAGGCCCCTTTTCTGGAAATCCAGCGCCAGTATAAAGAAATGAACCGGAATCTGAGTGTGGCCGCTAAATCGGTGAATGCTTTTTTCATCTCCCTTCGTAAAAATTGTAATGATGAGGGACAGGGACAATGGGCTTCGTTCCCGGAGGAGCTGCCAGCCTTGCTGGAGACCTTTTCTTTGGAAGCAGAACAGGAGCTTATTCATCCAAGCGCCAGCATTGTTCCTCTGAATGGAGAAGGAGAGAATGTTCTCCTGGATACCTATTTTGCAGTTCAAGGGATGCTTCGCACCTTTAAGACCTATGATGAACGTTACATAACCTATGCTGAGGTTCGGCGCGGCGATGTGTATATTAAGCTATTCAATTTGGATCCATCGCATTTGCTCCGGCAAATGTCTAAGAGCTTCCGAAGTCAGATTCTGTTCTCTGCTACGCTTTCTCCATTATCGTACTATCGGGATATGATTGGTGCAGTGGAGAAAGATTACAGTTTAACGGTTTCATCTCCTTTTCAGAAGGAGCAATGGGAAGTGACCGTACTACCTGTTTCCACACGTTATCATGACCGGGAGGCTTCTCTAATCCCTTTAACTCAGGCATTGAATCAAATGGTTTCTAAGAAGGGCAATTATCTGGTGTTTTTTCCTTCATATCTCTATTTACAAAATGTATATCAGGCCTTTACGGAGAATTACCCCGAAATACGGACTTTGATGCAGGATACGGGCATGAGTGAGCAGGCTAGAGAAAGTTTTTTAGCTTCATTTAGTCCAGATAATGATGAGACGCTGTTAGGATTTGCTGTACTCGGAGGGATCTTTTCGGAAGGTGTAGATCTGCCAGGAGACCGTCTCAACGGGGTAATGGTTGTTGGTGTTGGCCTACCACAGCTTGGTCTTGAGCGTAATCTGCTGCGTCAGTATTTTAATGCCAGAGGCAAAAACGGCTTTGATTATGCTTATGTCTACCCGGGAATGTGCAAGGTATTGCAAGCTGGAGGCAGGCTGATTCGAAGTGAGACAGATACAGGCATTATTGTGCTTGCGGATGATCGTTTTTTGCAGAGTCCTTATAAGCATTTGCTTCCCGAAGAATGGAGAGATTATCTTATCCGCTCATAA